The following coding sequences lie in one Colias croceus chromosome 1, ilColCroc2.1 genomic window:
- the LOC123694616 gene encoding uncharacterized protein LOC123694616, whose product MADGIEAGAGLAWRLLATLEGGSLLLATSALIAYTARARVKKHKRRRDVKTVLVTNTTNSLGKEVKRRLEACGCIVHTLPGDATSESRVDALLVIGAETRPGLEGIAKLVSNDVYDNLKLLESLSHLVQRGGCIAWASAGALDDVYSEATRAFDAVLRASLNYVAKKSRCEAIWINKDESIERVAENIIAALVPCDTRQSTDVQTYPLRNIAVQISKFFGRWFKIIM is encoded by the exons ATGGCAGATGGTATAGAAGCCGGGGCTGGGCTGGCGTGGCGCCTGCTGGCCACGCTCGAAGGAGGCTCCTTATTACTGGCCACATCAGCTCTAATCGCTTATACAGCTAGAGCCAGAGTCAAGAAGCACAAACGACGCAGGGACGTCAAGACTGTACTT GTAACAAACACAACAAACTCTCTTGGCAAGGAAGTGAAGCGACGTCTGGAGGCGTGCGGTTGTATAGTGCACACGTTACCGGGAGACGCGACGAGCGAGTCTCGCGTGGATGCTCTGCTGGTTATCGGCGCGGAAACACGACCCGGCTTGGAAGGCATCGCTAAATTGGTTTCAAATGACgtttatgataatttaaag TTACTGGAATCACTATCACATTTAGTGCAACGTGGTGGATGTATTGCCTGGGCGTCAGCGGGTGCCCTGGACGACGTTTACAGTGAAGCGACGCGCGCGTTCGACGCAGTGCTTCGAGCTAGCTTGAACTACGTCgctaaaaa ATCTCGCTGCGAAGCCATTTGGATCAACAAAGATGAAAGCATAGAGCGGGTAGCGGAAAACATAATCGCAGCTCTTGTGCCGTGTGATACGAGGCAAAGTACAGATGTGCAAACTTACCCTTtaag gAATATTGCAGTACAAATAAGCAAGTTTTTTGGGcgatggtttaaaataataatgtag
- the LOC123697335 gene encoding uncharacterized protein LOC123697335 — protein MEEELSENELEERMYSTLHYVDDTQANGTDSLNSKDGEQIDITPRSSVRRYWRTSGDQNSQFRKVNTPQTTVNNTEKQQQKPKQNEAKQLKSNQQNSNQSKSKPSEINPSKSKAEDTDQPPKEEKSNSPNVSAQLSIFQQPVSKNLKKTIEILDIDDDCHVVDIQSSDEDEVIEVALPPKPTITIESSDEDEVSPVTTESPSKENNIKNINESRVLREVSSSPVPSVVSSVSDEFIRGDCIALNISSRHNNNQSFDFGLHGTDLLGQTPSKKKKKKNKNSATSTPIPNQIATTNNNSVDSCFATPKSKAKNKKKAKANKAQKNIMTVDCYDSDSNLSMIESNKSYTVTEKSFPSADVYESDSNQSVQIKGQKTKHQEISSTEIDSSDGSVIDKPEEETMIISNADNDSDVTVIINSTDLVDLTAPEPVIDENIVMANVTGFPQEDDNEPIDVDSATKLGSTKIPAILCEDLDFDNLKGNQVFKRRRYSLTTLRAEMEKFYNESWGGENFNHREIQKNMSRDKSLWVIDPKDKMPSMTKRKVTCNYCNRIGHRDDVCKWKPPVCFMCGSEGHYEPRCPRKICVNCGSPNHIYSNMCRNCSNWHNVNCKECGQNGHPASHCPDVWRRYHNTIDITLKLEQNFQTKKHYQHFCSGCTRRGHLVHACRNTLPFSGLPINSPYVFSYNPIYTNIPNENLNPNKIKNLQPDTTIVQDSPTPRMDRNKRQSKSPVVHETHVNKKRLTSVSESGDAGRNPKSPLIYNKNAPQNQADSGKCIETNKSSITEESNKNTNVEAAPDFIPINNSNHNEKGQIIQDNEVSDTSTVITSARIYLTNEMREALKTEEGKNWLSEAKNRNKITIEDNDADIFLSIMGSVGDQEAFQAELREWTRSKHLDQNHTEMNKNKTYQPQLCVDMPKKRVSLLKKVTEALESLKRNIGDPNTLFKELKYLQNRHGQLLKTKVVSSAQLDNNRDNMKKMMKKLNMILLGQAGLAGGMEHLNKLYDLQRRLTNLRQNTVSKTLRDEIGQHFHSIFSSLPRDDYADLVSKYYVGGNNTSLYKKRNDKVFKISPKPQKKSVNFIPRNNDIRDADDTDKTAPKTRKLQKSLNKLVFYHRRLVNSSPADSKSIKTRHFLMQKLHTNIARLGTLTSISTTAVKKLQRIQDEAQMFLSNV, from the exons ATGGAAGAG GAGCTTAGCGAGAATGAATTGGAGGAGCGTATGTACTCAACGCTACATTATGTAGACGACACTCAGGCTAATGGAACGGACAGTTTGAACTCAAAAGATGGGGAACAAATTGATATCACCCCTCGCAGCAGTGTGCGTCGATATTGGCGTACCAGTGGGGACCAAAATTCACAATTTCGAAAAGTAAATACCCCACAAACAACAGTAAACAACACAGAAAAACAGCAACAGAAACCAAAACAAAATGAAGCAAAGCAATTAAAATCAAACCAACAAAATTCAAACCAATCAAAAAGTAAGCCATCAGAAATAAATCCATCAAAATCAAAAGCTGAAGATACAGATCAACCACCGAAAGAGGAAAAATCTAACTCGCCAAATGTATCTGCTCAATTGTCAATATTTCAACAACCTGTATCAAAGAATTTAAAGAAAACGATTGAAATATTGGATATTGATGATGATTGTCATGTTGTTGACATCCAGTCGAGCGATGAGGATGAAGTCATTGAAGTGGCCCTACCACCTAAGCCAACCATCACTATAGAGAGTTCAGACGAAGATGAAGTGTCCCCTGTAACAACTGAATCTCCTTCTAAAGAGaataatatcaaaaacatcaaCGAAAGCAGGGTTTTGAGGGAAGTATCATCCAGCCCAGTACCATCTGTGGTATCTTCTGTGTCTGATGAATTCATACGAGGAGATTGCATTGCACTTAACATATCCTCACGCCACAACAATAACCAAAGCTTTGATTTTGGTCTCCATGGCACTGACCTGCTCGGGCAGACACCATcaaagaaaaagaagaagaaaaacaaaaatagtgCAACATCCACACCAATTCCAAATCAAATTgctacaacaaataataattcagtTGACTCCTGCTTTGCAACACCTAAAAGCAAAGCCAAGAATAAGAAAAAAGCAAAAGCAAATAAGGcacagaaaaatattatgactGTGGACTGTTACGATTCAGACAGTAATCTCTCTATGATTGAATCAAACAAATCATACACAGTAACAGAGAAGAGTTTTCCAAGTGCAGATGTATATGAATCGGATTCAAATCAATCAGTACAAATTAAGGGGCAAAAAACGAAACATCAAGAGATATCAAGCACTGAAATTGACAGCTCAGATGGTAGTGTCATTGACAAACCGGAGGAAGAAACTATGATTATATCAAATGCTGACAATGATAGTGATGTTACTGTCATTATTAACAGCACAGACCTTGTCGACCTAACTGCACCAGAACCTGTAATTGACGAAAACATTGTTATGGCAAATGTAACTGGTTTCCCGCAGGAAGATGACAATGAGCCGATTGACGTTGACAGTGCTACGAAATTGGGTTCAACGAAAATTCCAGCTATACTCTGCGAAGACCTTGATTTTGACAATCTGAAGGGGAACCAAGTGTTCAAACGACGACGATACTCTCTTACGACACTGCGAGCTGAAATGGAGAAATTCTATAACGAAAGTTGGGGCGGAGAGAACTTCAATCATAGGGAGATACAGAAGAATATGTCAC GTGATAAGAGTCTATGGGTGATTGACCCAAAAGATAAGATGCCATCAATGACAAAGAGGAAAGTGAC GTGCAACTACTGCAATCGTATTGGACATCGCGATGACGTCTGCAAGTGGAAGCCACCAGTGTGCTTCATGTGCGGCTCCGAGGGGCACTACGAGCCCAGGTGTCCAAGGAAGATATGTGTTAAT TGCGGTTCACCAAACCACATCTACTCGAACATGTGCCGGAACTGCTCCAACTGGCACAACGTGAACTGCAAGGAGTGCGGCCAGAACGGGCACCCGGCGAGCCACTGCCCCGATGTGTGGAGACGATACCATAATACG ATCGATATAACTCTGAAACTGGAACAAAACTTCCAAACCAAGAAGCACTACCAGCACTTCTGCAGCGGCTGTACCCGTCGCGGTCACTTAGTACACGCCTGTCGTAACACCCTTCCCTTCTCCGGCCTACCCATTAACTCCCCTTACGTATTCTCCTACAATCCCATATACACCAACATACCCAACGAAAACCTTAACCCAAACAAGATCAAAAATCTTCAACCAGACACAACTATCGTCCAAGATTCACCAACTCCAAGGATGGATCGAAACAAACGACAATCCAAATCTCCCGTTGTACATGAAACACATGTCAACAAGAAGAGGCTCACGAGTGTTTCAGAGTCCGGTGATGCGGGCAGAAATCCTAAAAGCCCCctgatttataataaaaatgcccCCCAAAATCAAGCAGATTCCGGCAAATGTATAGAAACGAACAAGAGTTCCATTACTGAAGagagtaataaaaatacaaatgtaGAGGCTGCTCCCGACTTTATCCCGATTAATAATTCAAATCATAATGAAAAGGGACAAATCATTCAGGACAATGAAGTATCCGACACGAGCACAGTTATTACTTCGGCGCGAATTTATCTTACAAATGAAATGAGAGAAGCTTTAAAAACAGAAGAGGGTAAAAATTGGTTGAGTGAAGCTAAAAATAGGAATAAAATCACTATAGAGGACAATGACGCAGATATATTTTTGAGTATTATGGGTTCCGTAGGGGACCAAGAGGCCTTCCAAGCTGAACTACGAGAATGGACTCGAAGCAAACATCTGGATCAAAATCACacagaaatgaataaaaataaaacttaccaGCCTCAATTGTGTGTTGACATGCCTAAAAAGCGGGTAAGCTTATTGAAAAAAGTCACAGAAGCTCTTGAATCTTTGAAGAGAAATATTGGCGATCCTAACACATTATTTAAAGAGCTAAAGTACCTGCAGAATCGTCACGGGCAACTTTTGAAAACGAAAGTAGTGAGCTCCGCACAATTGGACAACAACAGGGATAACATGAAAAAGATGATGAAAAAGCTTAACATGATATTACTCGGGCAAGCGGGACTTGCCGGTGGAATGGAGCATTTGAACAAGCTTTACGATTTACAAAGAAGGCTTACCAACCTAAGACAAAACACAGTATCGAAAACTCTACGAGATGAAATTGGACAACATTTCCATAGCATATTCTCAAGTTTACCACGCGATGACTACGCAGACCTGGTCAGCAAATACTATGTTGGTGGCAATAACACATCACTTTATAAGAAAAGGAATGACAAGGTGTTCAAGATTAGTCCCAAGCCCCAGAAAAAATCTGTGAACTTTATTCCAAGGAACAATGACATACGAGACGCCGATGACACCGATAAAACGGCGCCCAAAACTCGGAAACTCCAGAAATCCTTAAACAAACTGGTATTCTATCACAGGCGACTGGTCAATTCTTCGCCAGCAGATTCGAAGTCTATAAAGACACGTCACTTTTTAATGCAGAAACTCCACACCAATATCGCAAGATTGGGGACTTTAACCAGCATTTCCACCACTGCTGTGAAGAAATTGCAAAGAATACAAGACGAGGCGCAAATGTTCTTGTCTAATGTCTAA
- the LOC123697346 gene encoding peptidyl-alpha-hydroxyglycine alpha-amidating lyase 1-like isoform X1: MSKCSACISNYKLDTFFILLSLINCVSARRYPEDGYFSRSFFDEREQYAKVDAALGKIVHSPKLVSDWPDPSVKMGQVSGVAIDSSGQIHVFHRASNVWDASTFSIRNVYQGIGEIPITSPTVLVFNNTGELVDLWGENLFYMPHGITVDASGNVWLTDVALHQVFKFTPDNRKEPALKLGEKFVPGDDDDHFCKPSSVAVHSSGDFFVADGYCNTRIIKYKADGTKILQWGRRTGQTPFTLNVPHALTIAEDKNAVCTADRERGRIACFRADNGTYIHSYSHWLIGRRLFSVAYSPIQGGRLYLVNGPALTGIPVRGYVIEYTSGRLIQTFAPGDSFRNPHDVAVSPDGSTVYVAELDPHKVYKFLDESLLLKNETANDVTTEALPAKPTATVEVSGVSVSSGWEWGGAAGGALGAGGAALLALAAVALLNARNRGKRYDERDVYADK; this comes from the exons ATGTCGAAGTGTAGTGCTTGTATATCTAATTACAAATTAgatacatttttcattttattatcgcTGATAAATTGTGTTTCTGCTCGTAGA tATCCAGAAGATGGATATTTTTCAAGGAGTTTCTTTGACGAGCGAGAACAATACGCTAAAGTGGATGCTGCTCTTGGAAAAATTGTACATT caCCAAAACTGGTGAGTGATTGGCCAGATCCTTCAGTGAAAATGGGCCAAGTGTCCGGAGTAGCCATAGATTCGTCTGGGCAAATTCACGTCTTTCACCGAGCCTCAAATGTATGGGATGCAAGCACATTCAGTATAAGGAATGTGTATCAGGGTATAGGAGAAATTCCCATTACTAGTCCTACAGTTTtggtatttaataatactGGTGAATTAGTAGACCTTTGGGGAGAAAATCT attCTATATGCCCCATGGAATAACTGTGGATGCATCAGGGAATGTGTGGCTGACAGATGTAGCCCTCCACCAAGTGTTCAAGTTTACACCAGACAATAGGAAGGAGCCTGCGCTCAAACTTGGAGAGAA ATTTGTGCCCGGCGATGACGACGACCACTTCTGCAAACCCAGCTCAGTGGCGGTCCACTCTAGCGGTGACTTCTTCGTAGCAGATGGCTATTGTAACACAAGGATCATAAAGTATAAGGCAGATGGGACTAAGATACTACAGTGGGGACGAC GCACCGGTCAAACACCGTTCACTCTTAACGTACCACACGCGCTAACGATAGCCGAAGATAAAAACGCAGTTTGCACAGCTGATAGAGAGAGAGGCAGGATCGCGTGTTTCCGAGCTGACAACGGGACATACATACACTCGTATTCGCATTGGCTGATTGGGCGGAGGCTCTTCAGTGTTGCCTATTCGCCTATACAGG gtgGCCGCCTCTACCTAGTCAACGGGCCAGCACTCACCGGTATACCCGTACGGGGCTACGTCATAGAGTACACGTCCGGTCGTCTGATACAAACATTCGCACCGGGCGATTCGTTCAGAAACCCGCACGATGTCGCCGTATCGCCAGATGGCAGCACTGTGTACGTCGCGGAACTCGACCCGCACAAAGTGTACAAGTTTCTGGACGAATCCTTGTTGTTGAAGAATGAAACCGCAAATGATGTTACGACTGAAGCGCTGCCCGCTAAGCCTACAGCTACTGTTG AGGTGAGCGGCGTGAGCGTGTCGAGCGGGTGGGAGTGGggcggcgcggcgggcggcgcgctGGGCGCGGGCGGCGCCGCGCTGCTCGCGCTCGCCGCCGTCGCGCTGCTCAACGCGAGGAACCGCGGTAAGCGATACGATGAGCGCGATGTGTATGCGGACAAGTAG
- the LOC123697346 gene encoding peptidyl-alpha-hydroxyglycine alpha-amidating lyase 1-like isoform X2, with translation MSKCSACISNYKLDTFFILLSLINCVSARRYPEDGYFSRSFFDEREQYAKVDAALGKIVHSPKLVSDWPDPSVKMGQVSGVAIDSSGQIHVFHRASNVWDASTFSIRNVYQGIGEIPITSPTVLVFNNTGELVDLWGENLFYMPHGITVDASGNVWLTDVALHQVFKFTPDNRKEPALKLGEKFVPGDDDDHFCKPSSVAVHSSGDFFVADGYCNTRIIKYKADGTKILQWGRRTGQTPFTLNVPHALTIAEDKNAVCTADRERGRIACFRADNGTYIHSYSHWLIGRRLFSVAYSPIQGGRLYLVNGPALTGIPVRGYVIEYTSGRLIQTFAPGDSFRNPHDVAVSPDGSTVYVAELDPHKVYKFLDESLLLKNETANDVTTEALPAKPTATVGRKGVSRRRWEYGHGEFKLRRLLDRRRFTRVHSEDSDEEPAPMLPTHPPANA, from the exons ATGTCGAAGTGTAGTGCTTGTATATCTAATTACAAATTAgatacatttttcattttattatcgcTGATAAATTGTGTTTCTGCTCGTAGA tATCCAGAAGATGGATATTTTTCAAGGAGTTTCTTTGACGAGCGAGAACAATACGCTAAAGTGGATGCTGCTCTTGGAAAAATTGTACATT caCCAAAACTGGTGAGTGATTGGCCAGATCCTTCAGTGAAAATGGGCCAAGTGTCCGGAGTAGCCATAGATTCGTCTGGGCAAATTCACGTCTTTCACCGAGCCTCAAATGTATGGGATGCAAGCACATTCAGTATAAGGAATGTGTATCAGGGTATAGGAGAAATTCCCATTACTAGTCCTACAGTTTtggtatttaataatactGGTGAATTAGTAGACCTTTGGGGAGAAAATCT attCTATATGCCCCATGGAATAACTGTGGATGCATCAGGGAATGTGTGGCTGACAGATGTAGCCCTCCACCAAGTGTTCAAGTTTACACCAGACAATAGGAAGGAGCCTGCGCTCAAACTTGGAGAGAA ATTTGTGCCCGGCGATGACGACGACCACTTCTGCAAACCCAGCTCAGTGGCGGTCCACTCTAGCGGTGACTTCTTCGTAGCAGATGGCTATTGTAACACAAGGATCATAAAGTATAAGGCAGATGGGACTAAGATACTACAGTGGGGACGAC GCACCGGTCAAACACCGTTCACTCTTAACGTACCACACGCGCTAACGATAGCCGAAGATAAAAACGCAGTTTGCACAGCTGATAGAGAGAGAGGCAGGATCGCGTGTTTCCGAGCTGACAACGGGACATACATACACTCGTATTCGCATTGGCTGATTGGGCGGAGGCTCTTCAGTGTTGCCTATTCGCCTATACAGG gtgGCCGCCTCTACCTAGTCAACGGGCCAGCACTCACCGGTATACCCGTACGGGGCTACGTCATAGAGTACACGTCCGGTCGTCTGATACAAACATTCGCACCGGGCGATTCGTTCAGAAACCCGCACGATGTCGCCGTATCGCCAGATGGCAGCACTGTGTACGTCGCGGAACTCGACCCGCACAAAGTGTACAAGTTTCTGGACGAATCCTTGTTGTTGAAGAATGAAACCGCAAATGATGTTACGACTGAAGCGCTGCCCGCTAAGCCTACAGCTACTGTTG gtcGTAAAGGTGTATCTCGCCGACGCTGGGAGTACGGGCACGGTGAGTTCAAACTACGGAGGCTTCTAGATCGACGACGGTTCACGCGAGTACATTCCGAAGATTCTGACGAAGAGCCCGCTCCAATGCTACCAACACACCCTCCAGCTAACGCCTGA
- the LOC123697357 gene encoding methyltransferase-like protein 25B, with protein MSSHMDNVRTVIDGTVKVLQTFKWLLDLYVLDFFVDNHWDMLPQSWRDTFQDIDPQTLGYLLQDHPTNHMFPLSFLALVKFVKSMSLPRKSTYQSSNKKVDIVNNQKLRNMFLKHVKLKKRHEISLMANVVNDVARASGCDAVIDFGSGLGHLVRMLSYNFGLKTVGIECQSQLTEEARKLDLELEYTAKKYVNIENITSLPRPIHCNETLSSADQLETLSLKETIHNHGLIGLHPCGNLGPLLLKYFVQCNRAQFICLVGCCYMKLSSDGYPMSEYVKGLDCELSYASREIACHAIESYCEKLCKGDYNDLKVHAFRAALERVLVDHDPNLRHSPIRSVKHTDNMTFESYSKVALGRLSVTTMDTSKSTSDLAQWKRVVVLYTLRLVLAPLVETVILLDRLYYMMEHGIHCEIHPVFDPNISPRNHVMIGRKMFT; from the exons atgtcGAGCCATATGGATAATGTGAGGACTGTTATTGATGGAACAGTAAAAGTACTGCAAACTTTCAAATGGCTTTTGGATTTGTACGTTTTG GATTTCTTTGTTGATAATCATTGGGATATGTTACCACAATCTTGGCGAGACACTTTTCAGGATATTGATCCACAAACCTTGGGATATTTGCTTCAAGATCATCCCACGAACCACATGTTCCCTTTATCCTTCTTAGCtcttgtaaaatttgttaaaagcATGAGTTTGCCAAGGAAGAGCACCTACCAGAGCTCTAATAAAAAAGTGGACATTGTTAATAATCAAAAATTGAGAAATATGTTTCTAAAACATGTGAAACTGAAGAAACGCCATGAAATAAGTCTGATGGCTAATGTTGTGAATGATGTGGCTAGGGCCAGTGGCTGTGATGCTGTTATAGATTTTGGATCAGGCTTGGGACATTTGGTACGAATGCTGTCATACAATTTTGGTCTGAAAACTGTTGGAATCGAATGTCAGAGTCAATTGACTGAAGAAGCTAG aaaaCTTGACCTAGAATTGGAGTACACAGCAAAGAAATATGTCAATATTGAGAACATAACCAGTCTTCCGAGACCCATACATTGCAACGAGACACTATCCAGTGCTGATCAGCTTGAAACTCTCTCATTGAAGGAAACAATTCACAACCACGGCCTTATTGGCTTACACCCATGTGGAAATTTGGGACCTTTATTACTAAAATACTTTGTACAGTGTAATAGAGCCCAATTTATTTGTCTTGTGGGTTGTTGTTATATGAAACTTAGTAGCGATGGCTATCCTATGAGCGAATATGTGAAAGGGCTGGATTGTGAACTGTCTTATGCAAGTAGAGAGATTGCTTGTCATGCAATTGAATCATACTGTGAGAAGCTTTGTAAAGGAgattataatgatttaaaa GTACATGCCTTCAGAGCAGCACTTGAAAGGGTCCTAGTGGACCATGATCCGAATCTGCGACATTCACCCATCAGAAGTGTGAAACATACCGACAATATGACTTTTGAAAG CTACAGCAAAGTCGCACTGGGCAGACTTTCAGTAACGACAATGGACACTTCAAAAAGCACATCCGACCTTGCTCAATGGAAACGGGTAGTAGTACTATACACTTTGCGACTTGTATTAGCACCGTTGGTGGAAACTGTTATATTGCTGGACAGATTGTATTATATGATGGAGCATG GTATCCACTGCGAAATACACCCGGTATTTGATCCTAATATTTCTCCAAGAAATCACGTCATGATCGGCAGAAAAATGTttacatga
- the LOC123694810 gene encoding GPI mannosyltransferase 4 — protein MFLKTNLFKAIPFKPTTRLPVSYWILVGLRFALTLLPQTGYIHPDEYFQNVEVIAGDIFDVDVARTWEFDPKFPIRNIFVPKLMLGPPLHLIRFLNPFIKYYFHIDLRTPYFLLVIPRLFICLVSLINDYCLYKLCVMYGQNYRNRLKIFASSYVVLVYCCRSFSNSFEMVFFSILLYLVGDCMLKSDKVIYHKEYLQEKYNEAATPVERVKIYKLQTHLPQHSLNYVLILASLVVIGIFNRPTFIGFAFIPVFFWLHRGLGSKTIGFIDFHIRIFMLILCGIPMFLVLVIIDSAYYGYLTIGEVESLRLTWNNWVVTPLNFLRYNADVRNLTQHGLHPRWLHLAVNVPLLFNVLGAMALFTVLINSYRFIKGRYSKMPRIQSIRGLMLLSAIAPIAILSLFPHQEARFIIPILVPLVYLYGNSIHINEIDDSDVQILKKIFLFVWYTSNIVFSIFFGFIHQGGLYPLVNDLFQEIKGNYGMHIHVITTHSYSIPTYLLQLESTTRIYKDKTSKHTYTIAPSTFVSKFGSLPMDKLLMHVDDTLTTAEMRYHKYKKKYRLYIASPCSLEDELLEEASNYEYIKVKEEFSYYPHFCTEALPIFPDAHDRSCVSNKFISNSESPAINLNMLQRVSCYLSKFCLKLYNVKVINTT, from the exons atgtttttaaaaacgaatTTATTCAAAGCTATCCCATTCAAACCTACGACACGATTGCCAGTCTCATATTGGATCCTTGTTGGTCTTCGATTTGCCTTAACGCTGTTGCCGCAAACTGGATATATTCACCCGGatgaatattttcaaaacGTCGAAGTAATTGCCG gTGACATATTTGATGTGGATGTCGCAAGGACATGGGAATTTGATCCAAAGTTTCCAATCAGGAATATATTCGTACCAAAGCTTATGTTAGGGCCCCCACTCCATTTAATTAGGTTTCTAAAcccattcataaaatattactttcaTATAGATCTGAGGACTCCATACTTTTTGCTAGTCATACCAAGACTTTTTATATGTCTTGTTTCTCTAATAAATGATTACTGTCTATATAAGCTATGTGTAATGTACGGACAAAATTATAGGAACCGtctaaaaatatttgccaGCTCATATGTAGTTCTAGTCTACTGCTGTAGAAGCTTCTCTAACTCATTTGAAATGGTGTTTTTCTCTATACTACTTTATTTAGTAGGTGACTGTATGTTAAAATCAGATAAAGTCATATATCACAAGGAATACCTACAAGAAAAGTATAATGAAGCTGCAACACCTGTGGAACGAGTTAAGATTTACAAATTGCAGACTCATTTGCCCCAGCATTCTTTAAACTATGTGCTAATATTAGCATCTTTAGTTgtgataggtatttttaatcgCCCAACCTTTATTGGATTTGCTTTTATACCAGTTTTCTTCTGGCTTCATCGGGGATTGGGTTCAAAGACGATAGGATTTATAGATTTTCATATTAGAATATTCATGTTGATTTTATGTGGCATTCCTATGTTTTTAGTCCTTGTTATTATTGATTCTGCATATTATGGGTATCTAACAATAGGTGAAGTGGAATCATTACGACTTACTTGGAATAATTGGGTGGTGACACCTTTGAACTTTTTACGGTACAATGCAGATGTTAGAAATCTGACTCAACATGGATTGCACCCTCGTTGGCTACATCTGGCTGTGAATGTGCCGCTACTCTTCAATGTTTTGGGTGCTATGGCGTTATTTACAGTGCTTATTAACAGCTACAG ATTCATCAAAGGAAGATACAGCAAAATGCCAAGAATACAGAGCATCAGAGGTTTAATGTTACTATCAGCCATAGCACCTATAGctattctttcgttgttcccACACCAAGAGGCCCGTTTCATCATACCAATACTCGTACCACTGGTATATTTATATGGAAACAGTATTCACATAAATGAAATTGATGATTCTGACGTCCAAATTCTTAAGAAGATATTCCTGTTCGTCTGGTACACTTCAAACATTGtattttcgatattttttGGCTTTATCCATCAAGGTGGACTATATCCTCTCGTCAATGATCTATTCCAAGAAATTAAAGGGAATTACGGCATGCATATACATGTAATAACCACCCATAGCTACAGTATACCAACATATCTGTTACAACTGGAGAGTACTACTAGGATTTATAAGGACAAAACGTCAAAGCACACTTACACAATAGCGCCATCAACATTTGTAAGCAAATTTGGATCATTACCCATGGACAAACTTCTGATGCATGTAGATGACACACTCACGACGGCAGAGATGCGCTAccataaatataagaaaaagtATCGACTGTATATAGCTTCGCCGTGCTCTCTAGAAGACGAATTGTTGGAGGAAGCTAGTAATTACGAATACATCAAGGTTAAAGAAGAATTCTCGTACTACCCTCATTTCTGTACAGAAGCGTTGCCTATCTTTCCAGATGCTCATGATAGAAGTTGCGTCTCAAATAAGTTTATAAGTAATAGTGAATCTCCTGCCATTAATCTGAATATGTTACAAAGAGTCTCATgttatttaagtaaattttgtctaaaattgtataatgtgAAAGTGATCAATACTACTTAG